One Fibrobacter sp. UWB13 DNA window includes the following coding sequences:
- the mreC gene encoding rod shape-determining protein MreC has translation MLRAFRFIVDLFSQRHGVVAFAFFLVLGILMHASSTAVRESIVDKALSTVFYPVQLLLASVNDFKSLQAENDHLKAENARLRQETYHASEGLQELARLHTLVRFDDKWDFPIVTSRVVGHNPGRFLTTLVINRGTHHGVKENMPVMSMNGLVGKITKASLTHSRVQLLVDPNLKLSVLERRTRVVGFLESVDGHLLSAMIPSHAGVAEGDTLITSGLGGIFPKGIPVGTVHRVRKADLDVMSLMDVKPFQEFSTLEEVFVMQKEPDWIIQELLDE, from the coding sequence ATGCTTAGAGCTTTTCGCTTTATTGTCGATCTGTTTTCCCAAAGGCATGGCGTTGTCGCTTTTGCCTTTTTTCTCGTTTTAGGGATTTTGATGCATGCGTCTTCGACGGCGGTGCGCGAGAGCATTGTCGACAAGGCGCTTTCGACGGTGTTTTATCCGGTGCAACTGTTGCTTGCCTCTGTGAACGACTTCAAGTCTTTGCAGGCGGAAAATGACCATCTGAAGGCGGAAAACGCAAGGCTCCGTCAGGAGACTTACCACGCGAGCGAGGGCTTGCAGGAACTGGCGAGGTTACATACGCTGGTGCGCTTTGATGACAAGTGGGATTTCCCGATTGTGACGTCTCGCGTGGTGGGGCACAACCCCGGGCGTTTTCTCACGACTCTCGTGATTAACCGTGGAACGCATCATGGCGTGAAAGAGAACATGCCGGTGATGTCGATGAACGGCCTTGTCGGAAAGATTACGAAGGCTTCGCTGACACATTCGCGCGTGCAGCTCTTGGTGGACCCGAACTTGAAACTCTCTGTGCTTGAACGCCGTACGCGCGTGGTGGGCTTCTTGGAGTCTGTGGACGGTCATTTGCTTTCGGCAATGATTCCCTCGCATGCGGGTGTTGCCGAGGGCGATACGCTCATTACATCGGGGCTTGGCGGTATTTTCCCGAAGGGCATCCCGGTGGGCACGGTGCACAGGGTTCGCAAGGCGGATTTGGACGTGATGAGCCTTATGGACGTGAAGCCGTTCCAGGAATTTTCGACCTTGGAAGAAGTGTTTGTGATGCAGAAGGAACCGGATTGGATTATCCAGGAGTTGCTCGATGAGTAA
- a CDS encoding class I SAM-dependent methyltransferase: protein MKSPVRKMFDGIASRYDFLNHFLSCYQDVLWRRYCSKRLKKMMAAGLLAEKSIGETPRGSNKVRLLDLCGGTGDFANTFRKIFESGYKCGCACKSASQNGASRDFVVDPAVIGDFSYGMLAEVKPKKIDAHAVQLDAMKMPFAERQFDVILNGFGMRNVPDARGALLESYRVLDAGGYLCVLEFFSPRNLFNKFFYKVLAPLFIPVMGAFFSGKRDAYEYLVNSIIRFLPVDQFCKMAEECGFEVKQVKMFDGGISFGVFLHKPGNA, encoded by the coding sequence ATGAAAAGTCCCGTGCGTAAGATGTTCGATGGCATAGCGAGCCGTTACGATTTTCTGAATCATTTTCTGAGCTGTTATCAGGATGTGCTGTGGCGCAGGTATTGCAGCAAGCGTTTGAAAAAGATGATGGCTGCGGGTTTGCTCGCGGAAAAGTCTATTGGCGAGACTCCGCGCGGCTCAAATAAAGTTCGCTTGCTCGATTTGTGCGGGGGTACGGGCGATTTTGCCAACACTTTCCGCAAAATTTTCGAATCTGGTTACAAGTGCGGGTGTGCGTGCAAGAGCGCTTCGCAAAACGGGGCTTCGCGCGATTTTGTCGTGGACCCCGCTGTGATTGGCGACTTTTCGTACGGGATGCTCGCCGAAGTCAAACCGAAGAAAATCGATGCGCATGCGGTACAGCTCGATGCGATGAAAATGCCTTTTGCCGAACGCCAGTTTGACGTGATTCTGAACGGTTTTGGCATGCGTAACGTGCCTGACGCCCGTGGCGCCTTGCTGGAATCGTACCGCGTGCTTGACGCGGGCGGCTACCTTTGCGTTCTGGAATTTTTCTCGCCGCGAAACTTGTTCAACAAGTTCTTCTATAAAGTGCTTGCACCGCTATTTATTCCGGTGATGGGCGCCTTCTTTAGCGGTAAGCGCGATGCTTACGAATACCTGGTAAATTCGATTATCCGCTTTTTGCCGGTCGATCAGTTCTGCAAAATGGCCGAAGAATGCGGCTTTGAAGTTAAGCAAGTCAAGATGTTCGATGGCGGGATTTCGTTTGGCGTGTTCTTGCACAAGCCGGGGAATGCATGA
- a CDS encoding ComF family protein, producing MGVLRTVANFVFGMECLGCGSSSERLDPWLCPACAAELVRESCAPKFPNEDAFCLFPMRSLTRKLVHALKYRNIPGLASYLVRHSSAVKQGMVAQELLMLAQPLYFVPVPLHRARYRERGYNQAELLAAALATATGGKVCRWLKRKTFVVSQTKLSKEERELNVAGAFVANFPREMPTRGTVVVVDDVFTTGATTSSCMAVFGAEFPLPLKVCTLIYDEPASAAADFAADCRAFYK from the coding sequence ATGGGCGTTTTACGGACGGTGGCAAATTTTGTTTTCGGGATGGAATGCTTGGGGTGCGGGAGTTCTTCGGAGCGGCTGGACCCTTGGCTTTGCCCTGCGTGCGCGGCGGAACTTGTGCGGGAATCGTGTGCGCCTAAATTCCCGAACGAGGATGCGTTTTGCCTTTTCCCGATGCGGTCTTTGACGCGCAAGCTTGTTCATGCGCTCAAGTACAGGAATATTCCGGGGCTTGCCTCTTACTTGGTGCGACATTCGTCGGCGGTAAAGCAGGGGATGGTGGCGCAGGAACTGTTGATGCTTGCGCAGCCGCTTTACTTTGTGCCGGTTCCGCTCCATAGGGCGAGGTATCGCGAGCGTGGGTACAACCAGGCGGAGCTTTTGGCGGCTGCGCTTGCGACGGCGACGGGAGGCAAGGTTTGCAGGTGGCTAAAGCGCAAGACGTTCGTGGTTTCGCAGACGAAACTTTCGAAAGAGGAGCGCGAATTGAACGTGGCGGGGGCTTTTGTGGCGAATTTCCCGCGGGAGATGCCTACGCGGGGGACTGTGGTCGTGGTGGACGATGTTTTTACGACGGGGGCGACTACTTCATCGTGCATGGCGGTGTTCGGGGCGGAGTTTCCGCTCCCTTTGAAGGTGTGTACGCTAATTTACGATGAGCCAGCTTCGGCGGCGGCCGACTTTGCGGCGGATTGCCGCGCTTTTTACAAATAA
- a CDS encoding rod shape-determining protein, with protein MFGLFSCDIGIDLGTANTLVHVAGQGIVINEPTVIAVDRKSNRVTAIGGEAKKMLGRTSGESRAIRPMRDGVIADFELVETLLRTFITRVQRYPLWMVKPRVAVGVPNGITEVETRAVIDAIKMTGAKEVHLVHEPMAAAIGMGIPVEEPVGNMIVDIGGGTSDIAVIALNKSDCNGSVRVGGDEMDEAIVRYLRTQYNLCVGESTAEQIKIQIGSASPLEEELTMEVKGLDFIAGMPRTIPIGSAEIREAINEPVTTIIEAVKQALSITLPELSADIYDKGIILTGGGSQLRGLDERIRRETGLSVNVIDDPMTCVCKGAARILEDLDKYRPVLVASST; from the coding sequence TTGTTCGGACTTTTCTCTTGTGATATCGGTATTGACCTGGGTACCGCCAATACACTCGTCCATGTGGCTGGACAGGGTATCGTCATTAATGAACCGACTGTGATTGCTGTTGACCGTAAGAGCAATCGTGTGACTGCTATCGGTGGCGAAGCTAAGAAGATGCTTGGCCGTACGTCTGGCGAAAGCCGCGCTATTCGCCCGATGCGTGATGGTGTTATTGCTGATTTTGAACTTGTGGAAACGCTTCTGCGCACCTTTATTACGCGTGTGCAGCGCTATCCGTTGTGGATGGTAAAACCGCGTGTGGCGGTTGGCGTTCCGAACGGAATTACCGAAGTGGAAACGCGTGCCGTGATCGATGCTATCAAGATGACGGGCGCTAAGGAAGTCCACTTGGTCCATGAACCGATGGCTGCTGCTATCGGTATGGGCATCCCGGTTGAAGAACCGGTGGGTAACATGATTGTGGATATTGGCGGCGGTACGTCCGACATCGCCGTGATTGCCTTGAACAAGTCTGATTGCAACGGCTCTGTGCGCGTTGGCGGTGACGAAATGGACGAAGCCATTGTGCGTTACCTCCGTACTCAGTACAACCTTTGCGTGGGTGAAAGCACTGCTGAACAGATCAAGATCCAGATCGGTTCTGCAAGCCCGCTCGAAGAAGAATTGACGATGGAAGTCAAGGGTCTTGACTTTATCGCCGGTATGCCGCGCACGATTCCTATCGGAAGTGCCGAAATCCGCGAAGCCATCAATGAACCGGTGACGACCATTATCGAAGCCGTGAAGCAGGCTTTGAGCATCACTCTCCCGGAACTTTCCGCTGATATTTACGACAAGGGCATTATCCTCACGGGTGGTGGTTCCCAGTTGCGTGGTCTCGACGAACGTATCCGTAGGGAAACGGGGCTCTCCGTGAACGTGATTGACGATCCGATGACTTGCGTTTGCAAGGGTGCAGCCCGCATTCTCGAAGACTTGGATAAGTACCGTCCTGTTTTGGTGGCTTCTTCTACCTAA
- the rodA gene encoding rod shape-determining protein RodA, whose amino-acid sequence MSSDRIQDKSLKFDWFFIVVTLTLMTFGVFLVYSATVGEELAVYDTHWFRQIIYFLTGIAIAVGLVFVKIDWLKRVAVPSYVIALVMLLFVLIFAGDVKGAGRWIDLKVIKLQPSEFAKIAYLITISYWLSKHPVSLHKLKSFLVPLGLFIVPFLLVLKQPDLSTALVFTAVTLVGFFFAGLTFTDLFLIVSPVLSVLFSHSQSMVMQVLWGVLICLVVFSVLRRHLSKKFSGVIIATNILAGYASTMVWNMLEPHQQKRVNTFLDPMSDPLGDGYQVLQSLTAIGSGGIGGKGFGNGSQTNLSFLPEEHTDFIFSVLGEQFGFVGCAAVLVLFTLFLWRASSICKTNDDPFVTLVTMGACTIFLFHITVNIAMTIGLMPVTGLPLPFLSYGGSFALVCMFLVGLLMCLRYQGNK is encoded by the coding sequence ATGAGTTCCGACCGCATTCAAGACAAGTCGTTAAAGTTTGACTGGTTCTTTATTGTCGTGACGCTTACGCTCATGACGTTTGGCGTGTTCCTCGTGTATTCGGCGACCGTGGGCGAGGAACTGGCCGTTTACGATACGCACTGGTTTAGACAAATCATATACTTTTTGACAGGTATTGCGATTGCTGTGGGCCTTGTTTTTGTGAAGATAGACTGGCTCAAGCGCGTGGCGGTGCCGTCTTACGTGATTGCGCTTGTCATGCTTTTGTTCGTGCTCATTTTTGCGGGCGACGTGAAGGGGGCGGGGCGCTGGATTGATTTAAAGGTCATCAAGTTGCAGCCTTCGGAGTTTGCTAAGATTGCGTACTTGATTACGATTTCGTACTGGCTTTCGAAACATCCGGTGAGTTTGCATAAATTGAAGTCTTTTTTGGTGCCGTTAGGACTGTTTATTGTTCCGTTCTTGCTTGTGCTAAAGCAGCCGGATTTGAGCACGGCCCTTGTGTTTACGGCGGTGACGCTTGTCGGGTTCTTTTTTGCGGGGCTCACGTTTACGGATTTGTTCTTGATTGTGAGCCCTGTCTTGTCTGTGCTGTTTTCGCATTCGCAGTCGATGGTGATGCAAGTCTTGTGGGGTGTTTTGATTTGCCTCGTCGTGTTTTCCGTGTTGCGTAGGCATTTGTCCAAGAAGTTCTCAGGCGTGATTATCGCGACGAACATCTTGGCGGGTTACGCCAGTACGATGGTGTGGAACATGCTGGAACCGCACCAGCAGAAGCGCGTCAATACGTTCTTGGATCCGATGAGTGACCCGCTGGGTGATGGCTATCAGGTGTTGCAGTCGCTTACGGCGATTGGTAGCGGCGGTATTGGCGGCAAGGGCTTTGGGAACGGCTCGCAGACGAACCTCTCGTTTTTGCCCGAAGAACATACGGACTTTATCTTTAGCGTGCTTGGGGAGCAGTTTGGCTTTGTCGGGTGCGCGGCGGTTCTTGTGCTGTTTACGTTGTTCTTGTGGCGGGCGTCGTCGATTTGCAAGACGAACGATGACCCGTTTGTGACGCTTGTGACGATGGGTGCGTGCACGATTTTCTTGTTCCACATCACAGTGAATATCGCAATGACGATTGGGCTTATGCCGGTGACGGGGCTTCCGCTGCCGTTCCTCTCTTATGGCGGCTCGTTTGCGCTTGTGTGCATGTTCCTCGTGGGGCTCTTGATGTGCCTACGTTATCAGGGGAATAAGTAA
- the mreD gene encoding rod shape-determining protein MreD: MSNYGWLKTLLMFVIAFAVQSTIGDWLKILGVGPDFILIFIVSVALRFGAGAGCFWGFLAGFTLDVYAPVEWLGANTIAMTIVGFAVGQLEEHFLTLNLPPKVGVLGLAFYVNDMFYFLITGLEKDVVTTLFLTKTVPESIYTVIIGGILFYLTSGKKSDV, encoded by the coding sequence ATGAGTAATTACGGGTGGTTAAAGACGCTCCTGATGTTTGTCATCGCTTTTGCGGTGCAGTCGACGATTGGCGACTGGCTTAAGATTTTGGGCGTGGGTCCTGACTTTATCCTTATCTTCATTGTATCCGTGGCTTTGCGTTTTGGAGCTGGTGCGGGCTGCTTCTGGGGATTCTTGGCGGGGTTCACGCTGGATGTCTATGCGCCGGTGGAATGGCTGGGTGCCAATACCATTGCCATGACGATTGTGGGGTTTGCCGTGGGGCAGCTCGAAGAGCACTTCCTCACGCTGAACTTGCCTCCGAAAGTGGGCGTGCTTGGCCTTGCGTTCTATGTGAACGACATGTTCTATTTCCTCATAACGGGTCTCGAAAAGGATGTCGTAACGACTTTGTTCTTGACGAAAACGGTGCCGGAGAGCATTTATACGGTGATTATTGGCGGTATTTTGTTCTACCTCACTTCGGGGAAGAAGTCGGATGTATAA
- a CDS encoding CotH kinase family protein, with translation MVGCADDTANATINNPGFQPGSQCLTPGACNDTIIKSNPDGTKDTLVTPLNPSYDTMRVVVGHDTIIKIDTVYLPQDTSLIWIGQSALRITEITPLNLDFLDENGDDPSWVELYNASDKDVNLSGYTLVESRKNPRKFVFGDDIIKPKGFKVVFCDKKNISAVVSADNGDRHTRPHTDWKLDKNGGTLYLIDRYNGIRDSVDYPELNAGYSWGITDGGYWKYFEKPTPEKPNTGVKSYDETTPPADMSGLKAGFYSDAIKLNPPALPEGVKLRCTTDGSVPNENSPEFNSPKSIDHSVAFRCATFKSGALSSKVTTRTFFIDEDVVKMPIVAISVDSSFFREHYIKTSCEAPKNCKDSAGLYADVELPIHVEYFEKGSSTKDGATWEKDAGISLMGGYSRLNDKKSVSIRLREIYEEGSINYPLFETRKGVNDKYKSFNLRNNGNRYVSDYIEDAMGGAILEGTSVDYQRSRQVVVFYNGKYYGIHDMRERFNKHYVETNYKIDANTVNFIKHLGKEVEASNGTTDAYMQMLSFVAQNDFSGENNANYATVKTMLDVGNLAEYMAAEIYMHNGDWPNNNVRAWSAPGYPWKFMVYDLDHGFDWMWGVNNGEFDQGNNMFAWIKKGGGNKPCKDEGCFANLYNQLIKNPEFKRMFINRSAVMFTSYTNGKNVEKVVDAMVATIDNNEMTRDLEKFKQDQKWYKNSCGDGFSRTGSCLKSWAASRDSKVIQEYEEEFGLSGTASVTIGATGKGTVLMEGAALPNGATTYKGKFFVGNPILLTATPSAGATFTGWSDGVAENPRLVEPKEGATFTATFSD, from the coding sequence ATGGTTGGCTGTGCTGATGATACCGCAAATGCTACAATCAATAATCCAGGTTTTCAGCCAGGGTCTCAATGTTTAACACCGGGTGCTTGCAATGATACTATCATTAAGTCCAATCCGGATGGCACTAAAGACACTCTCGTTACTCCGCTGAATCCGAGTTACGATACAATGCGAGTCGTTGTCGGGCACGATACGATTATTAAGATTGATACGGTTTACCTGCCGCAGGATACGTCTCTCATTTGGATTGGGCAGTCTGCGTTACGTATAACTGAAATTACTCCGCTTAACTTGGATTTCTTGGATGAAAACGGCGACGATCCGTCTTGGGTGGAACTTTACAACGCAAGCGACAAGGATGTGAACTTGAGCGGCTATACGCTTGTTGAAAGCCGCAAGAATCCTCGCAAGTTTGTTTTTGGTGACGATATCATCAAGCCGAAGGGCTTCAAGGTCGTCTTCTGCGACAAGAAGAATATTTCTGCTGTTGTAAGTGCAGATAACGGTGACCGCCACACGCGTCCGCATACGGACTGGAAACTCGACAAGAACGGCGGTACGCTTTACTTGATCGACAGATATAATGGAATTCGCGATTCCGTTGATTATCCGGAACTGAATGCCGGCTATAGCTGGGGCATTACGGATGGCGGCTATTGGAAGTACTTTGAAAAGCCGACCCCGGAAAAGCCGAATACTGGCGTAAAGTCTTATGACGAAACGACTCCGCCGGCAGATATGAGCGGTCTCAAGGCTGGGTTCTATAGCGATGCCATTAAGTTGAATCCGCCTGCACTCCCTGAAGGTGTCAAGCTCCGCTGTACGACCGATGGTTCTGTGCCGAACGAAAATTCTCCGGAATTCAATTCCCCGAAGTCGATTGACCATAGCGTAGCCTTCCGTTGCGCAACGTTCAAGTCTGGCGCTCTTTCGAGCAAGGTAACGACGCGTACGTTCTTCATCGATGAAGATGTAGTGAAGATGCCGATTGTTGCCATTAGCGTGGATTCTAGCTTCTTCCGTGAACATTACATCAAGACGAGTTGCGAAGCCCCGAAGAACTGCAAGGACAGTGCGGGCCTCTATGCCGATGTGGAACTCCCGATTCACGTGGAATACTTTGAAAAGGGTTCTTCTACAAAGGATGGCGCAACCTGGGAAAAGGATGCAGGTATTTCTTTGATGGGTGGCTATAGCCGCTTGAACGACAAGAAGTCTGTTTCGATTCGCCTCCGTGAAATTTACGAAGAAGGTAGCATCAATTATCCGTTGTTCGAAACTCGCAAGGGCGTGAATGACAAGTACAAGTCCTTCAACCTCCGCAATAACGGTAACCGCTACGTGAGCGACTACATTGAAGACGCTATGGGCGGTGCAATCCTTGAAGGCACGAGCGTGGACTACCAGAGAAGCCGCCAGGTAGTGGTGTTCTATAACGGCAAGTACTACGGCATCCATGACATGCGTGAACGCTTCAACAAGCATTATGTCGAAACGAACTACAAGATTGACGCCAACACGGTGAACTTCATCAAGCACTTGGGCAAGGAAGTCGAAGCTAGCAACGGAACGACGGATGCTTACATGCAGATGCTCAGCTTTGTTGCACAGAACGATTTCTCTGGCGAAAACAATGCCAATTACGCTACGGTGAAGACGATGCTCGATGTGGGCAACCTCGCCGAATACATGGCTGCTGAAATTTATATGCACAACGGTGACTGGCCGAACAACAACGTTCGCGCATGGTCTGCTCCGGGTTATCCGTGGAAGTTCATGGTCTATGACCTTGACCATGGCTTTGACTGGATGTGGGGCGTGAACAATGGTGAATTTGACCAGGGCAACAACATGTTTGCATGGATCAAGAAGGGTGGCGGAAACAAGCCGTGCAAGGACGAAGGCTGCTTTGCTAACCTTTATAACCAGCTTATCAAGAACCCGGAATTTAAGCGTATGTTCATCAACCGTTCTGCTGTGATGTTCACTAGCTACACGAACGGCAAGAATGTGGAAAAGGTTGTCGATGCCATGGTGGCAACGATTGACAACAACGAAATGACCCGCGACCTTGAAAAGTTCAAGCAGGATCAGAAGTGGTACAAGAACTCTTGCGGTGACGGATTCAGCAGAACCGGTTCTTGCCTCAAGTCTTGGGCTGCTAGCCGTGATTCCAAGGTTATCCAGGAATACGAAGAAGAATTCGGCTTGAGCGGTACGGCTTCTGTGACGATCGGTGCTACCGGTAAGGGTACGGTGCTTATGGAAGGTGCTGCTCTCCCGAACGGCGCTACGACTTACAAGGGTAAGTTCTTTGTGGGTAACCCGATCCTCTTGACGGCTACTCCGAGCGCAGGTGCTACATTCACGGGTTGGAGCGACGGTGTTGCCGAAAATCCGCGTTTGGTGGAACCGAAGGAAGGCGCAACCTTCACGGCTACGTTCAGCGATTAA
- the mrdA gene encoding penicillin-binding protein 2 — MYNDTSENEARVRRNWNVLIFLAGTVIVFTVILLKLFSLQYLHYEENFQRSENNRLRRIELIADRGYIYDRNGNVLVRNRPSYQIALQALEMPRKKAARDSIFKKLLNIRDAAGVRLFDSLSLDTAFQRIRWVRTRPVRILEDATMEQVAVIEEHSTELPGVSVIIESRREYPYGTLASHVLGYTSEISEEQLKLPEYESYSQGDRVGQKGLEQEYDKEFRGKNGLKLVEVNASGREVRTLTDVGGFIAPEPGLHMVSTIDLKLQKAAEAAIPDSAKGALVAIDPRNGEILAMVSSPRLDPNIFSLKRRERNKGWAHVALDSMRPLTNRAISGVYPPASIFKLVTSGAGLESGIISETKYYPKACTGGYQYGARYQRCWGVHGNLNVVHALRLSCDVYFYQAGLEIDMARINEFARRFGYGEQLLGVDIPGERAGWLPDSASFNRRNKRLGWRWARGLILNLSIGQGQMVTPLQQAVFIGSLATNKGVYRPHFMKELQDAEGNVVRRYEPEIIRPGTMKPETHRVLLNAMDSVVNHPGGTGKKGAVPGIRVGGKTGSGEWKKGQKTHAWFAAVAPLEDPQIAVAVIMEAGGGGGSVAAPIARKVLMAFFGKEEEEQQ, encoded by the coding sequence ATGTATAACGATACTTCGGAGAACGAGGCTCGAGTCCGTAGGAATTGGAACGTCCTGATATTTTTGGCGGGGACGGTCATTGTCTTTACGGTGATTCTGCTCAAGCTTTTTTCGCTGCAGTACCTGCATTACGAAGAGAACTTCCAGCGCTCCGAAAATAACCGCTTGCGTCGAATTGAGCTGATTGCCGACCGAGGCTACATTTATGACCGCAACGGGAATGTGCTGGTGCGTAATAGACCCTCGTACCAGATTGCACTCCAGGCGCTTGAAATGCCTCGAAAGAAGGCGGCTAGGGATTCCATTTTCAAGAAGCTTTTGAACATTCGCGATGCGGCGGGTGTGCGTCTTTTTGATTCGCTTTCGCTCGATACGGCATTCCAGAGGATCCGCTGGGTGCGTACGCGCCCGGTCCGCATCTTGGAAGATGCGACGATGGAACAGGTCGCGGTGATTGAAGAACATTCGACGGAACTGCCGGGCGTTTCGGTGATTATTGAATCGCGCCGTGAATACCCGTACGGAACGCTTGCCTCGCATGTGCTCGGTTACACGAGTGAGATTTCGGAAGAACAGCTGAAGCTCCCGGAATATGAATCGTACTCGCAGGGCGACCGCGTGGGGCAAAAAGGCTTGGAGCAGGAATACGATAAGGAGTTCCGCGGCAAGAACGGGCTTAAGCTTGTGGAAGTGAATGCTTCGGGGCGCGAGGTGCGTACGCTTACGGATGTGGGCGGCTTTATTGCACCGGAGCCGGGCCTGCACATGGTTTCGACGATTGACTTGAAACTGCAGAAGGCGGCGGAAGCGGCGATTCCCGATTCGGCGAAAGGCGCCTTGGTGGCGATCGATCCGCGCAATGGCGAAATCTTGGCGATGGTGTCTTCGCCGCGACTGGACCCGAACATCTTTTCCTTGAAGCGCCGTGAACGCAACAAGGGCTGGGCGCATGTGGCGCTGGATTCGATGCGACCGCTCACAAACCGTGCGATTTCGGGCGTTTACCCGCCTGCTTCGATTTTTAAGCTTGTGACTTCTGGCGCTGGGCTTGAAAGCGGGATTATTTCGGAGACAAAGTATTATCCGAAAGCTTGTACGGGCGGCTACCAGTACGGGGCGCGTTACCAGAGATGCTGGGGCGTGCATGGAAACTTGAACGTGGTGCATGCGCTGCGCCTTTCGTGCGACGTGTATTTCTATCAGGCGGGCCTTGAAATCGATATGGCGCGTATCAATGAATTTGCTCGCCGCTTTGGTTATGGTGAACAGTTGCTTGGCGTGGATATCCCGGGCGAGCGTGCGGGCTGGCTTCCGGATTCGGCGTCGTTCAACCGGCGCAATAAGCGCCTGGGTTGGCGCTGGGCTCGCGGGCTTATTTTGAACCTCTCGATTGGGCAGGGACAAATGGTGACGCCTTTGCAACAGGCGGTGTTTATTGGATCTTTGGCGACGAACAAGGGCGTGTACCGACCGCACTTTATGAAGGAACTGCAAGACGCCGAGGGCAATGTGGTGCGCCGCTATGAGCCTGAAATCATCCGTCCTGGAACGATGAAGCCCGAGACACATCGGGTGCTTTTGAACGCGATGGATTCCGTGGTGAACCATCCGGGTGGCACGGGGAAGAAAGGCGCTGTGCCGGGAATTCGCGTGGGCGGAAAGACGGGTTCTGGCGAATGGAAAAAAGGGCAGAAGACGCATGCCTGGTTTGCAGCGGTCGCTCCGCTTGAAGACCCGCAAATTGCGGTAGCTGTGATTATGGAAGCGGGCGGCGGCGGTGGCTCTGTGGCTGCCCCGATTGCGCGTAAGGTGCTGATGGCATTCTTTGGAAAAGAAGAAGAGGAGCAACAATGA
- a CDS encoding HD-GYP domain-containing protein has protein sequence MSYLENATDLGDGEVAALLFEYMPKIAAEHKTDSLLVLMADLGRQIVQADRCSLWLIDEERNELWTKVAHGVSELRIPLSAGFVGYSLKTGEPVLVDDAYRDARFDRRSDIKNGYHTTSVMTMPLESDGRVMGVFQAINKVGENVFFSKKDLERLKLISVYSAKTIESAIRAQKLERYAKQLERKADELKSAHMELIRILGEVSEFRSQEVGDHIHRVAEISVKLARYLGLPTDQQELIYYAAPLHDLGKVGIADMILNKAGKLTPDEFEIMKSHSVIGRTLLRDSKTDLLCMAFDIAGAHHERWDGSGYPDKLKGEEIPLAARICAVADVLDALSSPRCYKPAWPEERVKEEMKRSGGSHFQPELIDILMEHWDDFYSCYKPDGEFVKNGMLPPVK, from the coding sequence ATGAGCTACCTGGAAAACGCTACCGATCTTGGAGACGGCGAAGTCGCTGCTCTACTGTTCGAGTACATGCCCAAAATTGCTGCCGAACATAAGACCGACAGCCTTTTGGTGCTTATGGCGGATTTGGGACGGCAGATTGTTCAAGCTGACCGTTGCTCACTCTGGCTAATCGATGAAGAACGGAACGAACTGTGGACCAAGGTCGCCCATGGTGTAAGCGAACTGCGCATCCCTCTTTCGGCGGGCTTTGTCGGGTATTCGCTTAAGACGGGTGAACCGGTGCTTGTCGACGATGCGTACCGCGATGCTAGGTTTGACCGCCGAAGCGACATCAAGAACGGCTACCACACGACGTCCGTGATGACGATGCCGCTCGAAAGCGATGGTCGCGTGATGGGTGTGTTCCAGGCAATTAACAAGGTCGGGGAGAATGTGTTCTTCTCCAAGAAAGACCTTGAACGCTTGAAGCTTATCTCTGTTTATTCTGCAAAGACGATTGAGTCGGCTATTCGCGCCCAGAAGCTGGAGCGCTATGCAAAGCAGCTGGAACGCAAGGCTGATGAACTCAAGTCGGCGCACATGGAACTTATCCGTATTCTGGGCGAAGTATCTGAATTCCGCAGCCAGGAAGTGGGCGACCACATCCACCGTGTGGCAGAGATTTCTGTGAAGCTCGCCAGGTATCTTGGACTCCCGACAGACCAGCAGGAACTGATTTACTATGCGGCTCCGCTCCATGACCTTGGTAAGGTCGGCATTGCGGACATGATATTGAACAAGGCGGGCAAGCTTACGCCTGATGAATTCGAAATCATGAAGTCCCATTCTGTTATCGGACGCACATTGTTGCGCGATTCCAAGACGGACTTGCTCTGCATGGCGTTTGATATTGCCGGCGCTCACCATGAACGTTGGGACGGTTCGGGTTACCCGGATAAGCTCAAGGGCGAAGAAATTCCGCTCGCGGCACGCATTTGTGCTGTGGCGGACGTGCTGGATGCACTTTCGAGCCCGCGTTGCTACAAGCCCGCTTGGCCGGAAGAACGTGTCAAGGAAGAGATGAAACGCTCTGGTGGTTCGCATTTCCAGCCGGAACTCATCGATATCTTGATGGAGCATTGGGACGATTTTTACTCTTGCTATAAGCCTGATGGCGAATTCGTCAAGAATGGGATGCTCCCGCCTGTGAAATAA